From a region of the Zingiber officinale cultivar Zhangliang chromosome 4B, Zo_v1.1, whole genome shotgun sequence genome:
- the LOC121976748 gene encoding clathrin interactor EPSIN 2-like isoform X1 — MKKAFDQTVRDLKREVNKKVRKVPGIEQKVLDATSNESWGPHGSLLADIAQATRNYHEYQRIMNVIWKRINDTGKNWRHVYKALMVLEYLVANGSEHVIDNIKEHSYHISALSNFQYIDSSGRDQGSNIRRKSQILVALVNDREKIQEFRQKNSANRDMHRGSAGRPGRYSDNNDDYYENRYASRDEDPYGNRNKREVGHRDRGDDRGNGAGVQYGREGERNSGYADEHDNDNAERYSSGGGGGGGGADNYPREQGRQLGQRLSDASVGAPPSYEEATRDVEIYVHDDRNGDDLVTAAPKVSSPSAPKSNSLSESTDQVSVPFATMDRFPASTNQGLDHPPDDVFFSTNQDENNGFDEFDPRDSSVSADPPVADSLEMGIFGPSSASDIYSLALTSSSATHNGSEVDCPANSGVGPDFGMMSSAADVFAQPGSNPFEDPPFVASQHSFEPEQNTATGTHFHSSSSTGGSEYPLPLVPKTETTGFDFDLSFGISYNPVLDGQQSSHTNAGILIPSVTQLNHDISATLTGKDAALSIHESRSVAPTNVQGNFQHQSGNSFGFSYNPALDGQLGSFASPANFTPEAPVSQQSNDFSAMLTGLQASVPTQGFQPVPLTHVQVNPQPQSGTPAPSASQATQYPTFNAHPGTPSNNHIAQMDNLSQLGLQITPAVTPHLQRNSDSQPQSAPFASQLTPSTTLDAHTITPVNNQTTQMETFSQYGQQIPPAAPTYGPENLNPRPQSVPAPFALQSTPFTTLEPHLITPVNNQSTQLNIFSQGPPTAPTNAQGNLMSHSSIPSQFASQTTTPVNNLTNQQNTYLQPGQQTQPTMDLALALVVPPVKDAPSKEKFEAKSRVWADTLSRGLVNLDISGPKTNPHADIGIDFDSMNRKEKREEKKLTAAPVSTITMGKAMGTGSGIGRAGAGVMSGPPNIMMGMGMMGGAGVGIGPMGGGLGMGISPMGGGAGVGMRMGMGGYGGNMGQPMGMGMNPGMNQGMPARPPLMGTLPPGQGGTPGFGYNPINGGMGNYGSQQPYGGAYR; from the exons ATgaagaaagcttttgatcaaaCTGTTCGTGACTT GAAAAGAGAGGTGAACAAGAAAGTTCGAAAGGTTCCAGGTATAGAGCAGAAG GTTCTTGATGCAACGAGTAATGAATCCTGGGGACCACATGGATCTCTTCTTGCTGATATTGCTCAGGCAACCAGAAACTA CCATGAATACCAAAGGATTATGAATGTGATATGGAAGAGGATCAATGATACCGGAAAAAACTGGCGTCATGTTTACAAG GCATTGATGGTTCTGGAGTACCTAGTAGCAAATGGATCAGAACACGTGATTGACAATATTAAGGAGCATTCATATCACATATCA GCTTTATCGAATTTCCAATATATTGACTCAAGCGGACGAGATCAGGGAAGCAATATCAGAAGGAAATCACAAATTCTTGTAGCTCTAGTCAATGACAGGGAAAAAATCCAGGAATTTAGGCAAAAGAATTCTGCAAATCGGgacat GCACCGAGGTTCAGCTGGTAGGCCTGGAAGATACAGTGACAATAATGATGATTACTATGAGAATCGCTATGCTAGTAGAGATGAAGATCCATATGGTAACAGAAACAAAAGAGAAGTTGGACACAGAGACAGAGGTGATGATAGAGGTAATGGAGCTGGGGTCCAATATGGTCGAGAAGGAGAGAGAAATAGTGGGTACGCTGATGAACATGATAACGATAATGCTGAGCGATATTCATCTGG tggtggtggtggtggtggtggagccgaTAATTATCCTCGGGAACAAGG CAGGCAGTTGGGCCAAAGGCTTTCTGATGCGAGTGTTGGTGCACCACCAAGCTATGAAGAAGCCACAAGAGATGTTGAAATCTATGTGCATGATGACAG AAATGGAGATGATCTTGTAACAGCTGCTCCAAAGGTTTCTTCACCTTCTGCACCTAAATCAAACTCCCTGTCAGAAAGTACAGACCAAGTATCGGTACCTTTTGCTACGATGGATAGATTTCCTGCAAGCACGAACCAAGGTTTAGACCATCCTCCAGATGATGTATTTTTTTCAACAAACCAAGATGAGAACAATGGTTTTGATGAGTTTGATCCTCGTGATTCGTCAGTATCAG CTGATCCACCTGTTGCTGATAGTCTGGAGATGGGCATTTTTGGACCTTCCTCTGCATCAGATATTTATTCACTAGCTTTGACTTCATCAAGTGCTACTCACAATGGTTCTGAAGTTGATTGTCCTGCAAATTCAGGTGTTGGGCCTGATTTTGGAATGATGTCATCAGCAGCTGATGTGTTTGCTCAG CCTGGTTCTAATCCTTTCGAGGATCCTCCCTTTGTAGCTTCCCAACATTCTTTCGAACCAGAACAGAACACTGCAACAGGCACACACTTCCACTCTTCCAGTTCCACTGGGGGCTCTGAATATCCTCTCCCTTTAGTTCCCAAAACTGAAACCACAGGCTTTGACTTTGATCTGTCCTTTGGCATTTCTTACAATCCTGTATTAGATGGTCAACAAAGTTCCCACACAAATGCTGGAATCTTGATCCCTTCTGTAACACAACTGAACCATGATATTTCAGCTACGCTGACAGGCAAGGATGCTGCTCTTTCTATTCATGAATCTCGATCTGTGGCACCAACAAATGTACAAGGAAATTTTCAACATCAGTCTGGAAACTCCTTTGGCTTTTCTTACAATCCTGCATTGGATGGTCAACTGGGTTCTTTTGCTAGCCCAGCAAATTTCACTCCAGAAGCTCCTGTCAGCCAACAAAGCAATGATTTTTCAGCTATGCTGACAGGCTTGCAGGCCTCTGTTCCTACCCAGGGATTTCAACCTGTACCGCTAACGCATGTACAAGTAAATCCTCAACCTCAGTCAGGTACACCAGCTCCATCTGCATCACAAGCAACCCAATATCCCACATTCAATGCTCACCCTGGTACTCCATCAAATAACCACATTGCTCAGATGGATAACCTTTCACAACTTGGCCTACAGATTACGCCTGCTGTAACACCACATCTACAACGAAATTCAGATTCTCAACCTCAGTCAGCTCCGTTTGCCTCACAGTTGACTCCATCTACCACACTGGATGCTCATACTATTACTCCAGTAAACAATCAGACTACCCAGATGGAAACCTTTTCACAGTATGGCCAACAGATTCCACCAGCTGCACCAACATATGGGCCAGAAAATCTAAATCCTCGACCTCAGTCAGTGCCAGCTCCATTTGCATTACAGTCAACCCCATTTACCACACTGGAACCTCACCTTATAACTCCAGTAAACAATCAATCTACCCAATTGAATATATTTTCACAGGGTCCACCCACAGCCCCAACAAATGCACAGGGAAATCTAATGTCTCACTCAAGCATACCCTCTCAGTTTGCGTCACAGACAACTACTCCAGTAAATAACCTGACCAATCAACAGAATACATATTTGCAGCCTGGCCAACAGACACAACCAACCATGGATCTTGCCCTTGCACTGGTTGTACCCCCTGTAAAAGATGCTCCATCCAAGGAGAAATTTGAGGCCAAATCGAGAGTCTGGGCTGACACACTGAGTCGCGGTTTAGTTAATCTGGACATATCTGGAC CTAAAACTAATCCTCATGCGGACATTGGTATTGACTTCGACTCTATGAATCGGAAAGAGAAAcgagaagagaagaagcttactGCAGCACCAGTATCTACCATTACCATGGGAAAGGCAATGGGCACTGGTTCTGGCATTGGCCGTGCCGGTGCTGGTGTCATGTCGGGCCCTCCAAATATCATGATGGGCATGGGCATGATGGGTGGTGCTGGCGTGGGAATTGGCCCAATGGGTGGTGGTCTTGGCATGGGAATCAGTCCAATGGGTGGTGGTGCCGGCGTGGGAATGCGAATGGGAATGGGTGGATATGGAGGCAACATGGGTCAACCTATGGGCATGGGAATGAACCCCGGAATGAATCAAGGTATGCCTGCAAGACCACCACTGATGGGAACCCTTCCTCCAGGTCAAGGTGGTACCCCTGGGTTTGGCTACAACCCGATAAATGGCGGCATGGGCAACTATGGTTCTCAGCAACCATACGGGGGTGCATACAGATGA
- the LOC121976748 gene encoding clathrin interactor EPSIN 2-like isoform X2: MKKAFDQTVRDLKREVNKKVRKVPGIEQKVLDATSNESWGPHGSLLADIAQATRNYHEYQRIMNVIWKRINDTGKNWRHVYKALMVLEYLVANGSEHVIDNIKEHSYHISALSNFQYIDSSGRDQGSNIRRKSQILVALVNDREKIQEFRQKNSANRDMHRGSAGRPGRYSDNNDDYYENRYASRDEDPYGNRNKREVGHRDRGDDRGNGAGVQYGREGERNSGYADEHDNDNAERYSSGGGGGGGGADNYPREQGQLGQRLSDASVGAPPSYEEATRDVEIYVHDDRNGDDLVTAAPKVSSPSAPKSNSLSESTDQVSVPFATMDRFPASTNQGLDHPPDDVFFSTNQDENNGFDEFDPRDSSVSADPPVADSLEMGIFGPSSASDIYSLALTSSSATHNGSEVDCPANSGVGPDFGMMSSAADVFAQPGSNPFEDPPFVASQHSFEPEQNTATGTHFHSSSSTGGSEYPLPLVPKTETTGFDFDLSFGISYNPVLDGQQSSHTNAGILIPSVTQLNHDISATLTGKDAALSIHESRSVAPTNVQGNFQHQSGNSFGFSYNPALDGQLGSFASPANFTPEAPVSQQSNDFSAMLTGLQASVPTQGFQPVPLTHVQVNPQPQSGTPAPSASQATQYPTFNAHPGTPSNNHIAQMDNLSQLGLQITPAVTPHLQRNSDSQPQSAPFASQLTPSTTLDAHTITPVNNQTTQMETFSQYGQQIPPAAPTYGPENLNPRPQSVPAPFALQSTPFTTLEPHLITPVNNQSTQLNIFSQGPPTAPTNAQGNLMSHSSIPSQFASQTTTPVNNLTNQQNTYLQPGQQTQPTMDLALALVVPPVKDAPSKEKFEAKSRVWADTLSRGLVNLDISGPKTNPHADIGIDFDSMNRKEKREEKKLTAAPVSTITMGKAMGTGSGIGRAGAGVMSGPPNIMMGMGMMGGAGVGIGPMGGGLGMGISPMGGGAGVGMRMGMGGYGGNMGQPMGMGMNPGMNQGMPARPPLMGTLPPGQGGTPGFGYNPINGGMGNYGSQQPYGGAYR, encoded by the exons ATgaagaaagcttttgatcaaaCTGTTCGTGACTT GAAAAGAGAGGTGAACAAGAAAGTTCGAAAGGTTCCAGGTATAGAGCAGAAG GTTCTTGATGCAACGAGTAATGAATCCTGGGGACCACATGGATCTCTTCTTGCTGATATTGCTCAGGCAACCAGAAACTA CCATGAATACCAAAGGATTATGAATGTGATATGGAAGAGGATCAATGATACCGGAAAAAACTGGCGTCATGTTTACAAG GCATTGATGGTTCTGGAGTACCTAGTAGCAAATGGATCAGAACACGTGATTGACAATATTAAGGAGCATTCATATCACATATCA GCTTTATCGAATTTCCAATATATTGACTCAAGCGGACGAGATCAGGGAAGCAATATCAGAAGGAAATCACAAATTCTTGTAGCTCTAGTCAATGACAGGGAAAAAATCCAGGAATTTAGGCAAAAGAATTCTGCAAATCGGgacat GCACCGAGGTTCAGCTGGTAGGCCTGGAAGATACAGTGACAATAATGATGATTACTATGAGAATCGCTATGCTAGTAGAGATGAAGATCCATATGGTAACAGAAACAAAAGAGAAGTTGGACACAGAGACAGAGGTGATGATAGAGGTAATGGAGCTGGGGTCCAATATGGTCGAGAAGGAGAGAGAAATAGTGGGTACGCTGATGAACATGATAACGATAATGCTGAGCGATATTCATCTGG tggtggtggtggtggtggtggagccgaTAATTATCCTCGGGAACAAGG GCAGTTGGGCCAAAGGCTTTCTGATGCGAGTGTTGGTGCACCACCAAGCTATGAAGAAGCCACAAGAGATGTTGAAATCTATGTGCATGATGACAG AAATGGAGATGATCTTGTAACAGCTGCTCCAAAGGTTTCTTCACCTTCTGCACCTAAATCAAACTCCCTGTCAGAAAGTACAGACCAAGTATCGGTACCTTTTGCTACGATGGATAGATTTCCTGCAAGCACGAACCAAGGTTTAGACCATCCTCCAGATGATGTATTTTTTTCAACAAACCAAGATGAGAACAATGGTTTTGATGAGTTTGATCCTCGTGATTCGTCAGTATCAG CTGATCCACCTGTTGCTGATAGTCTGGAGATGGGCATTTTTGGACCTTCCTCTGCATCAGATATTTATTCACTAGCTTTGACTTCATCAAGTGCTACTCACAATGGTTCTGAAGTTGATTGTCCTGCAAATTCAGGTGTTGGGCCTGATTTTGGAATGATGTCATCAGCAGCTGATGTGTTTGCTCAG CCTGGTTCTAATCCTTTCGAGGATCCTCCCTTTGTAGCTTCCCAACATTCTTTCGAACCAGAACAGAACACTGCAACAGGCACACACTTCCACTCTTCCAGTTCCACTGGGGGCTCTGAATATCCTCTCCCTTTAGTTCCCAAAACTGAAACCACAGGCTTTGACTTTGATCTGTCCTTTGGCATTTCTTACAATCCTGTATTAGATGGTCAACAAAGTTCCCACACAAATGCTGGAATCTTGATCCCTTCTGTAACACAACTGAACCATGATATTTCAGCTACGCTGACAGGCAAGGATGCTGCTCTTTCTATTCATGAATCTCGATCTGTGGCACCAACAAATGTACAAGGAAATTTTCAACATCAGTCTGGAAACTCCTTTGGCTTTTCTTACAATCCTGCATTGGATGGTCAACTGGGTTCTTTTGCTAGCCCAGCAAATTTCACTCCAGAAGCTCCTGTCAGCCAACAAAGCAATGATTTTTCAGCTATGCTGACAGGCTTGCAGGCCTCTGTTCCTACCCAGGGATTTCAACCTGTACCGCTAACGCATGTACAAGTAAATCCTCAACCTCAGTCAGGTACACCAGCTCCATCTGCATCACAAGCAACCCAATATCCCACATTCAATGCTCACCCTGGTACTCCATCAAATAACCACATTGCTCAGATGGATAACCTTTCACAACTTGGCCTACAGATTACGCCTGCTGTAACACCACATCTACAACGAAATTCAGATTCTCAACCTCAGTCAGCTCCGTTTGCCTCACAGTTGACTCCATCTACCACACTGGATGCTCATACTATTACTCCAGTAAACAATCAGACTACCCAGATGGAAACCTTTTCACAGTATGGCCAACAGATTCCACCAGCTGCACCAACATATGGGCCAGAAAATCTAAATCCTCGACCTCAGTCAGTGCCAGCTCCATTTGCATTACAGTCAACCCCATTTACCACACTGGAACCTCACCTTATAACTCCAGTAAACAATCAATCTACCCAATTGAATATATTTTCACAGGGTCCACCCACAGCCCCAACAAATGCACAGGGAAATCTAATGTCTCACTCAAGCATACCCTCTCAGTTTGCGTCACAGACAACTACTCCAGTAAATAACCTGACCAATCAACAGAATACATATTTGCAGCCTGGCCAACAGACACAACCAACCATGGATCTTGCCCTTGCACTGGTTGTACCCCCTGTAAAAGATGCTCCATCCAAGGAGAAATTTGAGGCCAAATCGAGAGTCTGGGCTGACACACTGAGTCGCGGTTTAGTTAATCTGGACATATCTGGAC CTAAAACTAATCCTCATGCGGACATTGGTATTGACTTCGACTCTATGAATCGGAAAGAGAAAcgagaagagaagaagcttactGCAGCACCAGTATCTACCATTACCATGGGAAAGGCAATGGGCACTGGTTCTGGCATTGGCCGTGCCGGTGCTGGTGTCATGTCGGGCCCTCCAAATATCATGATGGGCATGGGCATGATGGGTGGTGCTGGCGTGGGAATTGGCCCAATGGGTGGTGGTCTTGGCATGGGAATCAGTCCAATGGGTGGTGGTGCCGGCGTGGGAATGCGAATGGGAATGGGTGGATATGGAGGCAACATGGGTCAACCTATGGGCATGGGAATGAACCCCGGAATGAATCAAGGTATGCCTGCAAGACCACCACTGATGGGAACCCTTCCTCCAGGTCAAGGTGGTACCCCTGGGTTTGGCTACAACCCGATAAATGGCGGCATGGGCAACTATGGTTCTCAGCAACCATACGGGGGTGCATACAGATGA